The DNA segment TCATCCCGCCCTCCCCGGTCGTCATGTTCTTCGTCGGGTAAAACGAGAAGCAGGCCGCGTCCCCGAAGCTCCCGACGCGCTCGCCCTCGTAGCGCGCGCCGTGCGCCTGCGCCGCGTCCTCGAGGAGCCGGAAGTCGTACTCGTCGGCGAGCTCGCCGAGCCTACCGACGTCCGCGGGGAGCCCGTACAGGTGGACCGCGATGACGGCGTCGACCGGCTCGCCGTCCCGGAGCCGCGCTTCGAGCGCGTCCGGATCGATGTTGTACGTCCGCGGGTCGACGTCGACGAAGTCCACCTCGGCCCCGGCCAGCCGCGCCGCGTTGGCCGTCGCGACGAAGCTGAACGGCGTCGTGAGCACCCGGTCCCCCTCCCCGACGCCGAGGCCAACGAGCCCGGCGTGGAGGGCCGCGGTCCCGTTCGCGGTCGCGATTCCGCGGTCGGCGCCGCAGTAGTCGGCGAACTCCGACTGGAACTCCTCGACGACCTCGCCCTCCGCCAACATCCCGGAGTCGATCACCGCCTCGACGCGGCGTTTCTCCTCGGCGCCGAGCGACGGATTCGCGCTGGGTATCATCGGCTATCGGACCCCGGTTCGTCCCGGATCCGGTTGTCCCCGCTCAGTTCGTCGGGGAGGGGCTCGATCGTCGCAGGACAGCCGACGGCGAGCGTCTCCGGCGGGACGTCCTTCGTGACGACCGCGCCCGCGGCGACGAACGCGCCGCGGCCGACGGTGACCCCGGGAAGCACGGTCGCGTTCGCGCCGATAGAGGCGTGGTCCTCGATCGTCGGCCCGGTCAGCTCCACGTCCTGACGGACCGGAAACGGATCGTTCGTCAACACGGCGCCCGGACCGACGAAGACGTCGTCGCCGATCGTCGTGTTCGACGGCACGTACACCTGGCTCTGGAGGCTGACGCCGGATCCGACGGTGGAGTACCCGTCGATGACCGTCTGCGTCCCGACGAGCACGTCGTCGCCGATCTCGGTCTCCTCGCGGACGAGCACGCCGTGTCCGGTTTGGAACCCGTCGCCGACGACCACGTCGTCGTAGATCACCGAGTCCGAACGAATCGTCGCGTCGGTCCCGATGACCGGCTCGGCTCCGTCCCCGGTTCCGAGCGTCGCGTTCGACGCGACGTCCCCGTTGCCGCCCGACCCGACGTCGCCGTCCGCCGTACCGTTCCCGTCGTCGTCCGACGAGCTCATGTCGTGACCCCGATCTCGTCGCCTGCGTGGCTGTACATCTCGTTGGAACGTTAGGACAGTGACGTTTTGTTATGCTGCGTAAAAACGGAGCGGTAGCAGCGAGCTAACGGACGGAGCGGGTCGGGGCCGATCCGACGACCTCACTCGTTCGCCGACGTCGCGGTCTGGTCGTCGGTTTCCGCCCCGGTGGTCTCGCCGCCGTCACCCTCGCCGTCTCGTTCCTGAGATTCGACGAGCGCCTCGAGGGGGTTGCCGTCGATCTCCAGCGGGAGCGCCACGCGACCGCGCCGCCTGACCGACTCCCAGGACGCGAACGGCAGCTCCGCCGCGTACAGCGACCGATCGCCGCTAGTCGCCGGTTCCCGGTCCTCTCGGAGCGCGTCGACGACGTCCTCGATGGCCCGTTCGACGAACGAGGTGGGGAGGAACGCACGCTTGTCACCGAACGGGCTCCGTTCGGCGACTTTCCCGAGCCCCACGCGGAGTTTCCCGGGCTGCGGGCGGTGAATGCTCTCATCGGTGTCGACCGCGTTCCACCCGCCGTCTGTTCGGTATCTGAGCGGGGGCCCGCCCTCGACGCCGAGCTCGATCGCGCCGTCCTCGCCGATCAGTCGCATGTAACACCCGGTGAACTCGGGACCCATGCCCGGTCCCTCGCCCGTCGAGGCGATGCCGCGGACGCCGCTTTCGGTGTACCACTGCGCGAGCCCCTGGCTCTCGTTCCGCGTTCCGAACCACTCGTTCTCCTCGCTGAAGTCGGCGCCAGCCAACACCCACTCGACGGGCGACCAGTCGGCGAAGTAGCCGGCGAGATCGAACTGGTGGGTGCCGGCGTCGAAGAGATTCACCTCGCCGAACTCGATCCGCTCGAGGTCGCCGACGGTCCCGTCGTCGAGCAGCGACTTCGCCCGCGTGAACGGGGCCCCGAAGCGACGCTGGTGGTTGATCGAGAGCTGCACGCCCTCGCGGTCGCACACCTCCACCATCCGGCGGCAGTCCCCCCACGTCGTCGCCATCGGCTTCTCGCAGTGGATCGCGAGCGGGACGCCGCTCTCGGCGCAGTCGACGACGATCTGCGCGTGGAGCGCGGGAGGGACGCAGACGCTCACGAGGTCGGGCTCCGCGCCGGCGAGCATCGCCTCGTAGTCCTCGTACACATGCTCGGGCCGGATGCCGAACGACTGGGCGAACGACTCGGCGTTCTCTCGGACGATGTCCGCGCACGCCACCAGCTCGACCCCGTCGAGTCGCTGGTACCCCGGCGCGTGCCGATACGCCATCGCGTAGCCGGTGCGGTCGGGTTCGTCGGTGTCCGCGCCGGTACCGATGACCGCGGCTCTCATTGCCATTGGAACGTCGTACTGAGGAACCAGCCAATAGTATGTGGCTGTTAACGAGGTGGACGTGCCGATCTCGGCGACGGGGACGAGATGAGACCTGGCGTCGCTCGGAGGAGACGGACCCGCTGCCAACCGACGACGGGACTCGCGGTCGGAGGGGCGGTGCTAACATCGTAATAATCTCGCATATACATATAAATCGGTCTATAATTTTACAAGCGAACCGCGTTCCTCCTCCAAGGTTTCAGTTCAATGTCTTCCGATCACGACCCAGAGCCGGTCGAGGCGGCTCCCACGGGTCCCACGGAGTTCGCGAGCGTGTCCAGGCGCTCGGTTCTCAGGGCCGTCGGTGCGGGGGCGGCAGCACCGCTCCTCGCAGGCGCGTCGAGCAGAGCGTCGAGCGCCGCGTCCGATTCGTGGACGATAGTCGCGCTCCCGGACACGCAGTACTACGCGAACAACGAGCGCCGGTACCGGTTCGCCGTCGACCAGACCGACTGGATCGCCGAGAACGCCGACGCCGAGAACATCGCCTTCGTCAGCCACGAGGGCGACGTCGTCCACGAGGGCGACCAGACGGAGCAGTGGGACCGAATGGACGACGCGATGGCGACGCTGGACGGCGTGGTCCCGTACAGCACGCTGCCGGGCAACCACGACTACGCCGACACGCGGAATCGAAGCTCCGGGCTCGACAACTACGTCGACTACTTCGGCGCGTCGCGGTTCGATGGGTATGACTGGTTCGGCGGGACCGGCCCCAGTGACGAGGAGGCGAACTCCTACCAGCTGTTCTCGGCGGGCGGGTACGACTTCCTCCACCTCGCGTTAGAGTGGGAGCCGCGCGACGAGACGCTCGAGTGGGCACGAGACGTGCTCGACCGGTTCCCCGAGCGACCGGCCGTTCTCACGACTCACGCGTACCTGACCGACGGCGACAGGGAGGGCGGCGACGAGTCGAATCCGGGACGAGCGCGGTTCATCGAGGAGGAGAACGGGGACGGGAACTCGGGCGAACAGGTGTGGCGGAGGCTCGTCGCCCCGAACTCCCAGGTGTTCATGGTTCTCAGCGGCCACTTCCACGAGAACTTGAATCAGGACGCGGATCCGCAGACGAGCGGCGAGTACCACCAGGTGTCCGAGAACGACGCCGGAGAGGACGTCTACGAGATGCTCGCGAACTACCAAAAGAGGGACGGATCGGGGTTCAGTTTACTCAGGCGGATCTCGTTCGAGCCGGGGAGCGGTGACCCGGATCGGATCAGCGTCAGCACGTACAATACGTATAAAGACGAGTACGAGACCGACGACAACAGCGAGTTCGCCTTCGATCTCGACTTCGACGAGCGGTTCGCACAGGAGTCGTCGACGGATCCCACCGAGCGCTTCTCCTTCGAGCAGGGCGCCGACGGCTACGAAGGGACGAGCGACACTAACCTCCGCGAAGCGAACCCCCAGACCGGATACGGCGACGCCTCGACCGTGACGGTCGACACCAAGGAACCGCAGGACTCGGATAATCGCGCGCAGGCGCTCGTCCGGTTCGACGGCGTGATCGGCGATGGGGACGGACAGGTCCCGCCGAACGCGACCGTGAACTCGGCCACGCTGACCGTCGAGACCGTAGACGAGGGGAGCGGC comes from the Halorubrum depositum genome and includes:
- a CDS encoding DegT/DnrJ/EryC1/StrS family aminotransferase; its protein translation is MIPSANPSLGAEEKRRVEAVIDSGMLAEGEVVEEFQSEFADYCGADRGIATANGTAALHAGLVGLGVGEGDRVLTTPFSFVATANAARLAGAEVDFVDVDPRTYNIDPDALEARLRDGEPVDAVIAVHLYGLPADVGRLGELADEYDFRLLEDAAQAHGARYEGERVGSFGDAACFSFYPTKNMTTGEGGMILTDDEAVAERARRFVDHGRTTGYEHASVGHNFRMTNLAAAIGRAQLDRLPEFTRARRENAAGLTDRLADVPGVVTPLEPDGYEHVYHQYTVRVPDRDALRDHLESRDVGSGVYYPIPIHEQPAYEGVSGSYPVAESCAEEVLSLPVHPELDEADLDRIAEATAGAIV
- a CDS encoding acyltransferase codes for the protein MSSSDDDGNGTADGDVGSGGNGDVASNATLGTGDGAEPVIGTDATIRSDSVIYDDVVVGDGFQTGHGVLVREETEIGDDVLVGTQTVIDGYSTVGSGVSLQSQVYVPSNTTIGDDVFVGPGAVLTNDPFPVRQDVELTGPTIEDHASIGANATVLPGVTVGRGAFVAAGAVVTKDVPPETLAVGCPATIEPLPDELSGDNRIRDEPGSDSR
- a CDS encoding Gfo/Idh/MocA family protein — translated: MAMRAAVIGTGADTDEPDRTGYAMAYRHAPGYQRLDGVELVACADIVRENAESFAQSFGIRPEHVYEDYEAMLAGAEPDLVSVCVPPALHAQIVVDCAESGVPLAIHCEKPMATTWGDCRRMVEVCDREGVQLSINHQRRFGAPFTRAKSLLDDGTVGDLERIEFGEVNLFDAGTHQFDLAGYFADWSPVEWVLAGADFSEENEWFGTRNESQGLAQWYTESGVRGIASTGEGPGMGPEFTGCYMRLIGEDGAIELGVEGGPPLRYRTDGGWNAVDTDESIHRPQPGKLRVGLGKVAERSPFGDKRAFLPTSFVERAIEDVVDALREDREPATSGDRSLYAAELPFASWESVRRRGRVALPLEIDGNPLEALVESQERDGEGDGGETTGAETDDQTATSANE
- a CDS encoding DNRLRE domain-containing protein, whose translation is MSRRSVLRAVGAGAAAPLLAGASSRASSAASDSWTIVALPDTQYYANNERRYRFAVDQTDWIAENADAENIAFVSHEGDVVHEGDQTEQWDRMDDAMATLDGVVPYSTLPGNHDYADTRNRSSGLDNYVDYFGASRFDGYDWFGGTGPSDEEANSYQLFSAGGYDFLHLALEWEPRDETLEWARDVLDRFPERPAVLTTHAYLTDGDREGGDESNPGRARFIEEENGDGNSGEQVWRRLVAPNSQVFMVLSGHFHENLNQDADPQTSGEYHQVSENDAGEDVYEMLANYQKRDGSGFSLLRRISFEPGSGDPDRISVSTYNTYKDEYETDDNSEFAFDLDFDERFAQESSTDPTERFSFEQGADGYEGTSDTNLREANPQTGYGDASTVTVDTKEPQDSDNRAQALVRFDGVIGDGDGQVPPNATVNSATLTVETVDEGSGGAVHRLLREWSESDTWESFGGGVSADGSDATADPEAKAEAVSEGPTEIDVTASVREWVGGEPNHGWAILPLGDDGWDFSTAEGDAPPQLTVTFEPGDGGDDDSEDGTGDGSDGGDGTGDGGDGGDEPNEPLPGDADGDGDVDDADVDLAQRHVANEDVDIDREAADMDDDGEIDITDVVEIVDETGGR